In Mycobacterium stomatepiae, the following are encoded in one genomic region:
- a CDS encoding aromatic ring-hydroxylating oxygenase subunit alpha has protein sequence MPRFPKPSEGSWTQHYPELGTAPVSYEDSISPRIHDLERDAIFKRAWLNVGRVEQVPRKGSYFTKELKVVNTSIILVRTGSGEVKAYHNICRHRGNKLVWNDMPLEETRGVCRQFTCKYHAWRYDLDGNLTFVQQEEEFFDLDKSRYGLVSVHCEVWEGFIFVNFAKQPEQSLRDFLGPMVTGLEGYPFDRMTSRWAYRSEVKANWKLYMDAFQEFYHAPVLHANQSPTAYSKAAAEAGFEAPYYRLDGPHRLVSTSGVRAWEMAAEMRKPMEDICQSGLFGPWDKPDLGDMPPGLNPAKCEPWGLDSFQLFPNFVVLFWGQGWYLTYHYWPTAYNSHIFEGTLYFPKPRTPRDRVAQELAAVTFKEFGLQDANTLEATQSMIESQVLDRFLLCDQEILIRHLHKETAAWIEDYRRTSTAGV, from the coding sequence ATGCCTCGATTTCCCAAGCCGTCGGAGGGAAGCTGGACACAGCATTACCCCGAACTGGGCACCGCGCCGGTGTCCTACGAGGACTCAATCAGCCCGCGGATCCACGACCTGGAGCGGGACGCGATATTCAAACGCGCGTGGCTGAATGTCGGCCGCGTCGAGCAGGTTCCGCGTAAGGGCAGCTACTTCACCAAAGAGCTGAAGGTCGTCAACACCTCAATCATCCTGGTGCGCACGGGTTCTGGCGAGGTCAAGGCGTATCACAACATCTGCCGCCATCGCGGCAACAAGCTGGTGTGGAACGACATGCCGCTCGAGGAAACCCGCGGTGTGTGCCGACAGTTCACCTGCAAGTACCACGCCTGGCGTTACGACCTGGACGGCAACCTGACCTTCGTCCAGCAGGAGGAGGAGTTCTTCGACCTCGATAAGAGCCGCTACGGGCTGGTGTCGGTGCATTGCGAGGTTTGGGAAGGCTTCATCTTCGTCAACTTCGCCAAGCAGCCCGAGCAGTCGCTGCGGGACTTTTTGGGGCCGATGGTGACGGGGCTGGAGGGCTACCCCTTCGATCGAATGACGTCGAGGTGGGCTTACCGATCGGAGGTGAAAGCGAACTGGAAGCTGTACATGGACGCGTTCCAGGAGTTCTATCACGCCCCGGTGCTGCACGCGAACCAGTCGCCGACCGCGTACTCAAAAGCAGCTGCCGAGGCAGGTTTTGAGGCTCCGTATTACCGCCTGGACGGCCCGCACCGACTGGTGAGCACGTCGGGCGTTCGGGCATGGGAGATGGCCGCGGAGATGCGTAAGCCGATGGAGGACATCTGCCAGAGCGGGTTGTTCGGCCCCTGGGACAAGCCGGACTTGGGCGACATGCCGCCCGGACTGAATCCCGCGAAATGTGAACCGTGGGGCCTCGATTCGTTCCAGCTCTTCCCCAACTTCGTCGTCCTATTCTGGGGGCAGGGCTGGTATCTGACCTACCACTACTGGCCGACCGCCTACAACAGCCATATCTTCGAGGGGACGCTGTATTTTCCGAAACCCCGCACCCCGCGGGACCGGGTGGCCCAGGAACTGGCGGCGGTGACGTTCAAGGAGTTCGGCCTACAGGACGCGAATACGTTGGAAGCGACGCAGTCGATGATCGAATCCCAGGTGCTCGACCGCTTCCTGCTCTGCGACC
- a CDS encoding DUF2637 domain-containing protein, whose product MIDSDAAPIGANSEGVQANTLTTFPLKQRQEPQRAAERTAELSASQLMARQRGDRLQQQVARLSLVRTTRMMAVAITILIATASFILSFASLGDLAARTAYPGRLSWLWPVIVDGGIILATMALVAFSAYPQQRGSRRYFWVVLGVGALVSVSGNAVHAMIPNSGMPKSALGPWFDAAIACVPPIALVGATHALSILWRFIPYEALDEPDDFAEPSLAQPQPTEQIESWSNSGSSPIQERGLVGAQLTPGPSGGW is encoded by the coding sequence ATGATCGACAGCGACGCGGCGCCTATTGGGGCGAACAGCGAAGGTGTGCAGGCGAATACACTAACCACGTTCCCGCTGAAGCAGCGGCAGGAACCCCAGAGAGCTGCGGAAAGGACCGCAGAGCTCTCCGCGAGTCAGCTGATGGCACGCCAACGCGGCGACCGCCTACAACAACAGGTGGCAAGACTGTCACTTGTCCGCACCACGCGGATGATGGCTGTCGCGATTACGATTCTGATAGCGACGGCGAGCTTTATCCTCTCGTTCGCATCCTTGGGCGATCTGGCGGCGCGCACCGCGTACCCGGGGCGGTTGTCGTGGCTCTGGCCCGTCATCGTCGATGGTGGGATCATCCTCGCAACGATGGCGCTGGTCGCGTTCTCCGCATACCCCCAGCAGCGCGGCAGTCGGCGGTACTTCTGGGTGGTGCTTGGCGTGGGCGCCCTGGTCAGTGTCAGCGGTAACGCGGTCCATGCCATGATTCCTAACTCTGGAATGCCGAAATCAGCGCTGGGACCGTGGTTTGATGCCGCGATCGCATGCGTGCCGCCGATCGCACTCGTCGGAGCTACGCATGCGCTGTCCATCCTATGGAGATTCATTCCGTACGAAGCGCTTGACGAGCCTGACGATTTCGCCGAACCCAGCCTCGCTCAACCCCAACCCACTGAACAGATCGAATCCTGGAGCAACAGCGGCTCGTCGCCGATCCAAGAGCGCGGACTCGTGGGTGCTCAATTGACTCCGGGGCCAAGCGGCGGTTGGTAG
- a CDS encoding GntR family transcriptional regulator, which produces MASTPGIDIAGTVRERAARELRDRILTGALPAGARVDLDAITEEFATSRTPVREALLELSYEGLVQVAPRSGVTVIGISPTDVMDSFTILGVLTGQAAAWAAQRIEPAELDMLRELAADVEARSRDDSIGEANWHFHQKIHRAAHSPRLMTQIRQASRVVPSNFLTLFPDHEKHSLDEHQELLDALGDKDVERSRTIAERHVLDAGRSLADWLEQRRTA; this is translated from the coding sequence ATGGCTTCGACCCCTGGGATCGACATCGCCGGCACGGTGCGCGAGCGGGCCGCCCGCGAGCTCAGGGACCGCATCCTCACCGGTGCCTTGCCCGCCGGTGCGCGGGTCGACCTCGACGCCATCACCGAGGAGTTCGCGACCAGCCGCACCCCGGTCCGCGAGGCGCTGCTGGAACTGTCCTACGAGGGTTTGGTGCAGGTCGCACCCCGTAGTGGCGTCACCGTGATCGGTATCAGCCCCACCGATGTGATGGACAGTTTCACGATCCTCGGCGTTCTCACCGGACAGGCCGCCGCCTGGGCGGCGCAACGCATCGAACCGGCAGAGCTCGACATGCTGCGCGAGCTCGCCGCCGACGTAGAGGCGCGCTCCCGTGACGACAGCATCGGCGAGGCCAACTGGCACTTCCACCAGAAGATTCACCGCGCCGCACACTCGCCACGGCTGATGACGCAGATCAGGCAGGCCTCTCGGGTGGTGCCGAGCAACTTCCTCACCCTGTTTCCCGACCATGAGAAACATTCGCTCGACGAACACCAGGAGTTGCTCGACGCGCTCGGCGACAAGGACGTCGAGAGATCTCGCACGATTGCCGAACGCCATGTCCTGGACGCGGGGCGCTCACTCGCCGACTGGCTCGAGCAGCGCCGCACCGCCTGA
- a CDS encoding CaiB/BaiF CoA transferase family protein, whose protein sequence is MLEGVRVLDLATLAAAPLVATYLGEFGADVIKVEDPRHGDPIRGWGNQREDVGLMWKSLSRNKRAITLDLRCAEGQAMVRRLVEHADVAIFNTRPQTLRKWGLDYENLRMVNDKIVMLHITGYGLTGPKSERPGFGTLGEAMSGFAHITGQAGGPPTLPPFMLADGVASLNATYAVMMALYHRDVHGAPGQLIDVNLIDPLSRLLEQTLLGYDQLGLVPERAGNRWDISAPRNTYRTADGRWLAMSGSSPALALRVFRAIGRDDLLSDPDFSDPRRRLARAREVDTVAADWVATKTLSEAMQTFEAHEVAAAPVYDIRDLVADEQLAHRGVFISVEDDQLGAMTVQAPVPRFSSASGTVRHLGPGLGEHNSEVYGELLGLTPNEIDDLHARGVL, encoded by the coding sequence ATGCTTGAGGGTGTGCGAGTGCTCGACCTCGCGACGTTGGCGGCCGCCCCGCTGGTCGCGACATACCTGGGCGAGTTCGGCGCCGACGTGATCAAGGTCGAAGACCCTCGGCACGGCGATCCGATCCGCGGATGGGGCAATCAGCGCGAGGACGTCGGGCTGATGTGGAAGTCCTTGTCGCGCAACAAGCGAGCGATCACGCTGGACCTGCGCTGCGCAGAAGGACAGGCGATGGTGCGTCGGCTGGTCGAGCACGCCGACGTCGCGATCTTCAACACCCGGCCGCAGACGTTGCGCAAATGGGGCCTCGATTACGAGAACCTTCGGATGGTCAACGACAAGATCGTGATGCTGCACATCACCGGATACGGGCTGACCGGACCGAAGAGTGAACGCCCGGGCTTCGGCACGCTCGGCGAGGCGATGAGCGGCTTCGCGCACATCACCGGGCAGGCCGGCGGCCCGCCCACGCTGCCGCCGTTCATGTTGGCCGACGGCGTCGCCTCGTTGAACGCCACCTACGCGGTCATGATGGCGCTGTACCACCGCGACGTGCACGGTGCGCCGGGGCAACTGATCGACGTCAACCTGATCGACCCGCTGTCGCGCCTGCTCGAGCAGACGCTACTGGGCTATGACCAACTGGGGCTGGTGCCCGAGCGAGCCGGCAACCGCTGGGATATCTCGGCTCCGCGCAACACCTATCGCACCGCGGACGGACGATGGCTGGCGATGTCCGGCAGCTCACCTGCGCTGGCGCTAAGGGTGTTTCGCGCAATCGGCCGAGACGACCTGCTGTCCGACCCCGACTTCTCCGACCCTCGGCGGCGGTTGGCCCGGGCCCGTGAGGTCGACACTGTGGCCGCGGATTGGGTTGCAACGAAGACCCTTTCGGAGGCGATGCAGACCTTCGAAGCCCACGAGGTTGCCGCGGCCCCCGTCTATGACATCCGCGATCTGGTCGCTGACGAGCAGCTGGCACATCGCGGGGTGTTCATCTCGGTCGAGGACGACCAGCTCGGAGCGATGACGGTGCAGGCCCCCGTGCCGCGCTTCTCGTCGGCATCCGGGACGGTCCGCCACCTTGGACCCGGCCTCGGTGAGCACAACAGCGAAGTCTACGGCGAGCTACTCGGCTTGACTCCTAACGAGATTGACGATCTGCACGCCCGCGGCGTGTTGTGA
- a CDS encoding Pls/PosA family non-ribosomal peptide synthetase, whose amino-acid sequence MTLPSGPAIPARVPAQYTLSPAAPRPRTLIDILYETATRYPDATAIDDGTVQLTYNELIGDIEASVEWLAARGIGRGDRLGIRMPSGSYALYVAILATLATGAAYVPVDADDPDERAELVFGEAGVVGVITEAGLLRGVGLSRGWRATAPLGRDDAWIIFTSGSTGTPKGVAVTHRSAAAFVDAEAQMFLQDNPIGPGDRVLAGLSVAFDASCEEMWLAWRHGACLVPAPRSLVRSGMDLGPWLVTRDVTVVSTVPALAALWPSEALEAVRLLIFGGEACPPELVERLAVDGREVWNTYGPTEATVVACAAKLGGPGPISIGLPLPGWDLAVVDGDCLPVAYGDVGELVIGGVGLARYLDKEKDAEKYAAMPSLGWARAYRSGDLVRLEHDGLYFCGRSDDQVKVGGRRIELGEVDSALVHLPGVSGGAAAVRHTATGTTVLVGYLVSADPEFDLGEARARLATQLPASLVPRLVRVDELPTRTSGKVDRDALPWPPPGGETDQAVDLGGTTGWLAGLWRDLLGAFETGQVDTVEADFFALGGGSLAAAQLVAVLRQQYPQVTVADLYDHPRLGSLAGFLDELEAPPEIAERTVRPTPWLTRIAQTLLAVPLATLSALPWLTWLALGNNVARALHVVPWTVAVNWWLIAAAFVAFVTPLGRMGIAVLCARILLRNVWPGTYPRGGSVHLRIWFTERLAEASGAHNLSGAPWLVYYARALGANIGKGVDLHSLPPVTGLLTLGHRCAIEPEVDLCGYWVDGDAFHVGEITIGNDATIGARSTLLPGAVVGKNADVAPGAGVLGKIKNGQYWKGSPAVKSGRVNHPWPDERPSRRTHWVAMYGLTSLLLGALPLVAVASGLAVIGVAVRHTHRLSQAVVPALLWTPAAALAALAVYALLTVLGVRVLSLGLRAGHHPVRSRVGWQLWATERLMDAARNYLFPLYASLLTPMWLRLLGAKVGQGTEISTVLLTPKFTVIEDGAFLADDTMVASYELGGGWIYAAATTVGRRAFLGNSGITQPGRRVPDDGLVAVLSAAPPKAKRGSSWLGSPPMRLRRRPDEADTATTYDPPQRLKAMRALVETFRLLPVIVSVAIGLAVLGGLQALARIFGIWWAALGSGLVLLAAGAIAGGITIVAKWLLVGRIRASEHPLWSSFVWRNEVADTFVETVAAPWFARAASGTPALNLWLRALGARIGRGVWCETYWLPEADLVTLGDGATVNRGCVVQTHLFHDRIMRMDSVVLEPGATLGPHCVALPAARLGAGATVGPASLVVRGDEVPGSTRWQGNPIRPWNPGRKKARKAASGRGDQDTAA is encoded by the coding sequence GTGACTTTGCCTTCTGGGCCTGCTATCCCCGCACGAGTCCCAGCGCAGTACACGCTGTCGCCCGCCGCACCGCGCCCCCGCACGCTGATCGACATCCTCTACGAGACCGCCACGCGCTACCCCGATGCGACGGCCATCGACGACGGCACCGTCCAGCTCACCTACAACGAACTGATCGGCGACATCGAGGCCAGCGTGGAATGGCTGGCGGCCCGGGGCATCGGGCGCGGCGACCGGCTCGGGATCCGGATGCCGTCGGGCAGCTACGCGCTGTATGTCGCGATCCTGGCAACGCTGGCGACCGGCGCCGCGTACGTGCCCGTCGACGCCGACGACCCCGACGAACGCGCGGAGTTGGTGTTCGGTGAGGCCGGCGTCGTGGGCGTCATCACCGAGGCGGGTTTGCTCCGCGGCGTCGGCTTGTCGCGCGGGTGGCGGGCCACGGCGCCGTTGGGCCGCGACGACGCCTGGATCATCTTCACGTCCGGATCGACCGGCACGCCGAAGGGTGTCGCGGTGACGCACCGCAGCGCCGCCGCGTTCGTCGATGCCGAAGCGCAGATGTTCTTACAGGACAACCCGATTGGGCCCGGCGATCGGGTATTGGCTGGGCTTTCGGTGGCTTTCGACGCGTCGTGCGAGGAGATGTGGCTGGCCTGGCGCCACGGCGCCTGCCTGGTTCCCGCGCCTCGCTCGCTGGTGCGCAGCGGGATGGACCTGGGGCCATGGCTGGTCACGCGCGACGTGACCGTGGTATCGACGGTGCCGGCGCTGGCCGCACTGTGGCCCAGCGAGGCACTGGAAGCGGTGCGGCTGTTGATCTTTGGCGGTGAGGCCTGCCCGCCGGAGCTAGTCGAGCGGCTCGCCGTCGACGGCCGGGAAGTGTGGAACACCTACGGCCCGACCGAGGCGACGGTGGTCGCGTGCGCGGCGAAACTCGGCGGCCCCGGGCCGATCAGCATCGGGCTGCCGCTGCCCGGCTGGGATCTGGCCGTCGTCGACGGCGACTGCCTGCCGGTCGCCTACGGCGATGTCGGCGAGCTGGTGATCGGCGGCGTGGGGCTGGCCCGCTACCTGGACAAGGAGAAGGACGCCGAAAAGTACGCCGCGATGCCGTCGCTGGGCTGGGCGCGCGCATACCGCAGCGGCGATTTGGTCCGGCTGGAACACGACGGGCTGTATTTCTGCGGCCGCAGCGACGACCAGGTGAAAGTCGGTGGCCGGCGCATCGAGCTGGGTGAGGTCGACTCAGCCCTGGTGCACCTGCCCGGGGTCAGCGGCGGTGCCGCCGCGGTGCGCCACACCGCCACCGGCACAACGGTTTTGGTCGGCTACCTCGTCAGCGCCGATCCGGAATTCGATCTCGGCGAGGCGCGCGCTCGGCTCGCCACGCAGCTTCCGGCCTCGCTGGTGCCGCGGCTGGTTCGGGTCGACGAGCTGCCCACCCGCACGTCGGGCAAGGTGGACCGCGACGCGCTGCCGTGGCCCCCGCCGGGCGGCGAGACCGATCAAGCCGTCGACCTGGGCGGCACAACCGGGTGGCTGGCCGGGTTGTGGCGGGACCTGCTCGGCGCCTTTGAGACAGGACAAGTCGACACCGTCGAGGCGGACTTCTTCGCGCTCGGCGGCGGCTCGCTGGCGGCCGCGCAACTGGTCGCCGTGCTGCGCCAGCAGTACCCCCAGGTCACCGTCGCCGATCTGTACGACCATCCGCGGCTGGGCTCGCTCGCCGGGTTCCTCGACGAACTCGAGGCTCCGCCCGAGATCGCCGAGCGCACAGTCCGGCCGACGCCGTGGCTGACGCGGATCGCGCAGACCCTGCTTGCCGTTCCGTTGGCGACGCTGTCGGCGCTGCCGTGGTTGACGTGGCTTGCATTGGGCAACAACGTCGCTCGCGCGCTGCACGTGGTGCCGTGGACCGTGGCGGTGAACTGGTGGCTGATCGCGGCGGCGTTCGTTGCGTTCGTCACGCCGTTGGGCCGGATGGGCATTGCGGTGCTCTGCGCGCGGATACTGCTGCGGAATGTGTGGCCGGGCACCTACCCCCGCGGCGGGTCGGTGCACCTGAGGATCTGGTTCACCGAACGGCTCGCCGAGGCCAGCGGCGCGCACAACCTGTCCGGGGCGCCGTGGCTGGTGTACTACGCCCGGGCGCTCGGGGCCAATATCGGCAAAGGCGTCGACCTGCATTCGCTGCCGCCGGTCACCGGGTTGCTGACCCTCGGTCACCGCTGCGCGATCGAACCCGAAGTCGACCTATGCGGTTACTGGGTCGACGGGGACGCGTTTCACGTCGGCGAGATCACGATCGGCAACGACGCGACGATCGGTGCCCGCAGCACCTTGCTGCCCGGCGCGGTCGTCGGCAAGAACGCCGATGTGGCACCGGGCGCGGGCGTGCTGGGCAAGATCAAAAACGGCCAATACTGGAAGGGCTCGCCCGCGGTGAAGTCGGGTCGGGTGAACCACCCGTGGCCGGACGAAAGGCCTTCTCGCCGGACACATTGGGTCGCGATGTACGGGCTGACGTCGCTACTGCTGGGGGCGCTGCCGCTGGTCGCGGTGGCGAGCGGCCTCGCGGTGATCGGGGTGGCCGTGCGGCACACGCACCGGCTGTCGCAGGCCGTGGTCCCTGCGCTGCTGTGGACACCGGCTGCCGCACTGGCCGCCCTCGCGGTCTACGCACTGCTGACCGTGCTCGGGGTGCGGGTGTTGTCGCTCGGACTGCGCGCGGGCCATCACCCGGTGCGCAGCCGCGTCGGGTGGCAGTTGTGGGCTACCGAGCGCCTGATGGATGCCGCGCGCAACTACCTGTTCCCGCTGTATGCCAGCCTGCTGACGCCGATGTGGCTGCGACTGCTGGGCGCCAAAGTCGGCCAGGGCACTGAGATCTCGACCGTATTGCTGACGCCGAAGTTCACCGTGATCGAGGACGGCGCATTCCTCGCCGACGACACGATGGTCGCGTCGTACGAGCTGGGCGGCGGGTGGATCTACGCGGCGGCCACGACCGTCGGCAGGCGCGCGTTCCTCGGGAACTCGGGCATCACCCAACCCGGCCGGCGGGTGCCCGACGACGGACTGGTGGCGGTGTTGTCGGCGGCACCGCCCAAGGCCAAGCGCGGCTCGTCCTGGCTGGGCAGCCCACCGATGCGGCTGCGCCGTCGCCCCGACGAGGCCGATACGGCGACCACCTACGACCCGCCGCAGCGGTTGAAGGCCATGCGCGCACTGGTGGAAACGTTCCGGTTGTTGCCGGTGATCGTGTCGGTCGCGATCGGGCTCGCCGTGCTGGGCGGATTGCAGGCGTTGGCGCGGATATTCGGTATCTGGTGGGCGGCACTGGGCAGCGGGCTGGTGCTGCTGGCGGCGGGTGCGATTGCCGGTGGAATCACGATCGTTGCGAAATGGCTTCTGGTCGGCCGGATCCGGGCCAGCGAACATCCGCTCTGGTCGTCGTTCGTCTGGCGAAACGAGGTCGCCGATACGTTCGTCGAAACCGTGGCCGCGCCGTGGTTCGCCCGGGCGGCCAGCGGCACGCCGGCCCTGAATCTGTGGCTGCGCGCGTTGGGCGCCCGCATCGGGCGCGGCGTGTGGTGTGAAACCTATTGGCTCCCCGAGGCAGACCTCGTCACGCTGGGCGACGGGGCGACCGTCAACCGCGGCTGTGTGGTACAGACTCACCTGTTCCACGACCGCATCATGCGAATGGACAGCGTCGTGCTGGAACCCGGTGCGACGCTGGGTCCGCACTGCGTTGCACTGCCCGCCGCGCGGCTCGGCGCCGGCGCGACCGTCGGACCGGCGTCCCTGGTGGTGCGCGGCGACGAGGTGCCGGGATCGACGCGCTGGCAAGGCAATCCGATCAGACCGTGGAATCCCGGCCGCAAGAAAGCACGTAAAGCCGCCTCCGGACGCGGCGATCAGGACACCGCGGCGTGA
- a CDS encoding type 1 glutamine amidotransferase domain-containing protein, translated as MAKILFVVSATSYWTLKDGTRHPTGYWAEEFAAPYDALSRAGHQIVVATPGGTVPYVDVMSLRPSMAGSVEIAEKLEGILRSAEELRAPIQLANARLDDYDAVYYPGGHGPMEDLWRDPDSGRLLVAALASGKPLAIVCHAPAAILATRRDGVSPFAGYRVTAFTNDEEDGVGLRAKAPWTVEDELVKLGIDFVRGEMWKPFTVSDRNLYTGQNPASAGPLAEKVLEVLPR; from the coding sequence ATGGCCAAGATCCTGTTCGTCGTCAGCGCAACGAGTTACTGGACGCTCAAGGACGGTACCCGGCACCCGACCGGGTACTGGGCTGAGGAATTCGCCGCACCCTACGACGCGCTCAGCCGGGCGGGCCACCAGATCGTGGTGGCCACGCCCGGCGGCACGGTGCCGTACGTCGACGTGATGAGTTTGCGTCCGTCGATGGCCGGGAGCGTCGAGATCGCGGAGAAGCTGGAAGGAATCCTGCGTTCGGCCGAAGAGCTGCGCGCGCCAATTCAGCTCGCCAACGCCCGCCTGGACGATTACGACGCCGTCTATTACCCGGGTGGCCACGGCCCGATGGAAGATCTCTGGCGCGATCCGGATTCCGGCCGGCTGCTGGTTGCCGCCCTTGCCTCGGGGAAACCGTTGGCGATCGTCTGCCACGCACCGGCCGCAATCTTGGCCACTCGCCGCGACGGGGTGTCGCCGTTCGCGGGCTATCGCGTCACCGCCTTTACCAACGACGAAGAGGACGGCGTGGGACTCCGCGCGAAGGCTCCCTGGACGGTCGAGGACGAACTGGTCAAGTTGGGCATCGACTTCGTCCGCGGCGAGATGTGGAAGCCGTTCACGGTGTCGGACCGCAATCTCTACACCGGGCAAAACCCCGCCTCGGCCGGGCCACTTGCGGAGAAGGTACTCGAAGTGCTGCCGCGTTGA